One stretch of Natronobacterium gregoryi SP2 DNA includes these proteins:
- the coaBC gene encoding bifunctional phosphopantothenoylcysteine decarboxylase/phosphopantothenate--cysteine ligase CoaBC, whose amino-acid sequence MLEGVNVALGVTGSIAAVKTVELVHELRRRGAEVRGVMTDSARGIVHPWTVEFATDNDVVTEITGEVQHVDLCGYDGWADVFLIAPATANTVGKIAAAIDDTPVTTCATTALGTDVPVVIVPAMHKPMYDHPGVLEAIDAVDEWGVEFVDPRIEEGKAKIASEEAIVCAIARAAGPAPLEGERVVVTSGATAESVDPVRVLTNRSSGKMGRAVARACYVRGADVTLVHGVVGPRPLSSDSGAGDVPYAAVREVETAAEMIETTREACVGADTLVSAAAIGDYTLESRVEKIRSGQDVTLELESTAKLIDEIRADRPELPIVGFKTETAGDESTMIAQARETLGRADLAFVVANDASVMGADETRALLVHAEDAARFEGTKAGLGGEIADSIAAILSVE is encoded by the coding sequence ATGCTCGAGGGAGTCAACGTCGCGCTCGGGGTGACTGGATCGATCGCAGCCGTAAAGACGGTCGAACTGGTCCACGAGTTGCGACGCCGTGGTGCCGAGGTTCGGGGTGTGATGACCGACAGTGCGCGAGGGATCGTCCATCCCTGGACCGTCGAGTTCGCGACCGACAACGACGTCGTCACCGAAATTACGGGCGAGGTCCAACACGTCGACCTCTGTGGCTACGACGGGTGGGCCGATGTCTTTCTGATCGCGCCGGCGACCGCAAACACCGTCGGCAAGATCGCCGCCGCCATCGACGATACGCCGGTGACGACCTGTGCGACGACCGCGCTGGGGACGGACGTCCCGGTCGTGATCGTGCCGGCGATGCACAAACCGATGTACGACCATCCCGGCGTCCTCGAGGCGATCGACGCGGTCGACGAATGGGGCGTCGAGTTCGTCGATCCACGGATCGAAGAGGGAAAAGCGAAGATCGCAAGCGAGGAGGCGATCGTCTGTGCCATCGCGCGTGCGGCCGGCCCCGCTCCTCTCGAGGGCGAACGCGTCGTCGTCACCAGTGGCGCAACGGCAGAATCGGTCGATCCCGTCCGCGTCCTCACGAACCGCTCGTCCGGCAAGATGGGGCGGGCAGTCGCGAGGGCCTGTTACGTGCGAGGCGCGGACGTGACGCTCGTCCACGGCGTCGTCGGTCCGCGGCCGCTCTCGTCGGATTCGGGGGCAGGTGACGTCCCGTACGCCGCGGTTCGCGAGGTCGAGACCGCAGCGGAAATGATCGAAACGACTCGCGAAGCCTGTGTTGGGGCCGATACACTCGTCTCTGCAGCCGCAATCGGCGACTACACGCTCGAGTCGAGAGTCGAGAAGATCCGGTCGGGCCAGGACGTGACGCTCGAACTCGAGTCGACGGCGAAACTCATCGACGAAATCAGAGCTGACCGTCCCGAACTGCCGATCGTCGGGTTCAAAACCGAAACCGCCGGCGACGAGAGTACGATGATAGCACAGGCTCGAGAGACGCTCGGGCGGGCGGATCTCGCGTTCGTCGTCGCCAACGACGCGAGCGTGATGGGGGCAGACGAGACGAGGGCGCTGCTCGTTCACGCGGAAGACGCCGCACGGTTCGAGGGCACGAAAGCGGGACTCGGTGGCGAGATAGCCGATTCGATTGCTGCGATTCTGTCGGTCGAGTAA
- a CDS encoding FAD-binding protein: MRDVCLVGGGVAGLAASIFTARAGLETLVVDDDRESILTRNASLENYPGFPYGVDARRYLQLSREQAEIAGAKFEDGRITCVEPLDEANLENGFLLETASGEEIEARRVVAASWPDSEYLGSLGVDRKQRGSKHHVAVGDGGRTAVDGVYAAGRIAGEPHQAIVAAGHGAKVGLAVIHDSAVNFYHDWVVPEGYFTGRERAVPPCCEEIDDDERRERDERARARLLEAFEAPLDEQPRLHPAVEMADE; the protein is encoded by the coding sequence ATGCGAGATGTCTGTCTCGTCGGTGGCGGCGTCGCTGGGCTCGCAGCCTCGATCTTCACCGCACGTGCGGGACTGGAGACGCTCGTCGTCGATGACGATCGGGAGTCGATCCTTACACGTAACGCCAGCCTCGAGAACTACCCCGGTTTTCCGTACGGCGTCGATGCCCGCAGATACCTGCAGTTGAGCCGCGAACAGGCTGAAATAGCCGGTGCGAAGTTCGAAGACGGTCGGATCACGTGCGTCGAGCCGCTCGACGAGGCGAATCTCGAGAACGGATTCCTCCTCGAGACTGCGTCGGGCGAGGAGATCGAGGCTAGGCGGGTGGTCGCAGCCTCCTGGCCAGACAGTGAGTATCTCGGCTCCCTCGGCGTCGACCGAAAGCAGCGTGGGAGCAAACATCACGTCGCAGTCGGCGACGGTGGTCGGACGGCCGTCGACGGCGTCTACGCGGCGGGTCGGATCGCCGGGGAACCCCATCAGGCGATCGTCGCTGCTGGTCACGGAGCGAAAGTAGGCCTCGCGGTAATCCACGACTCTGCCGTCAACTTCTATCACGACTGGGTCGTTCCGGAAGGGTACTTTACGGGCCGAGAACGCGCAGTGCCGCCGTGCTGTGAAGAGATCGACGACGACGAACGGCGCGAACGCGACGAACGAGCGCGGGCACGCTTGCTCGAGGCGTTCGAAGCTCCGTTGGACGAACAGCCGAGACTGCACCCGGCCGTCGAGATGGCAGACGAGTGA
- a CDS encoding TIGR04190 family B12-binding domain/radical SAM domain protein — MRDSTVPGPNPERSTLHSVREQGRNAVSRAVPFVSTPDLTLFHPPSVYDFRERSEVFGPISDVIPSSPVFEMYPIGLTSIADYLEGNGYDTRIVNLANQMLMDEDYDPEAEIKHSSANYFGIDLHWLPHCHGAIEIARLVKKHHPDTPVLFGGLSSSYFHDELVEYDCVDYVVRGDSTEEPILRLIETLEQGEKPHDVPNVTWVDDGDVVVNPLECVPTDLDYASLPSYEYVIRSVVKYGSIKKTLPYRRWLDDPMTMLLPCRGCARNCAYCGGSRTAYETAVNRSSPAFRSPERLRQDIDDITAFSKGPIFVINDFRMGGPEFTDEFLDLLEEVDVDNQFIFELFGPADEELFERLDRATADYSLQLSIESHAEDVREHVGKFATSNEELERTLSLALDNGCNQIDLFYMIGLPEQTYDDAVGDVEYSRHLLETLDDDRIAPFTAPLAPFLDPGSPGYENPEEHGYRPLCDTLEEHRERLLAPSWKHILNYETEWLSRDEIVDATYEAGFGMNELKHEFDVIDEDTYVEVKTRLERSLEVIDAVDDVLEGPEDERQERLEQLQEELGGTGEYSICGNDELTWNNDGFRDVFSLGKLGMQILAGSKRSSGADDRRLSRSGERR, encoded by the coding sequence ATGCGCGACTCCACTGTTCCAGGCCCCAACCCCGAGCGATCCACGTTGCACAGCGTTCGTGAGCAGGGTCGAAACGCGGTCTCGAGAGCGGTTCCGTTTGTCTCTACGCCCGATCTCACGCTCTTTCACCCGCCGAGTGTCTACGACTTCCGCGAGCGGTCGGAGGTGTTCGGTCCGATCAGTGACGTCATTCCCTCGTCGCCGGTGTTCGAGATGTATCCAATCGGCCTGACCAGTATCGCCGACTATCTCGAGGGAAACGGCTACGACACCCGGATCGTCAACCTCGCGAACCAGATGCTGATGGACGAAGACTACGACCCCGAAGCCGAAATTAAACACTCGAGTGCGAACTACTTCGGGATCGACCTCCACTGGCTCCCTCACTGTCACGGCGCGATCGAAATCGCGCGTCTCGTCAAAAAGCACCACCCCGATACGCCAGTCCTCTTTGGCGGTTTGAGCTCGTCGTACTTCCACGACGAACTGGTCGAGTACGACTGTGTCGACTACGTCGTTCGAGGTGACTCGACCGAAGAACCAATCTTGCGACTGATCGAAACGCTCGAGCAGGGAGAGAAACCCCACGACGTTCCCAACGTCACGTGGGTCGACGACGGTGACGTGGTGGTCAACCCATTGGAGTGTGTGCCGACCGATCTGGACTACGCATCGCTTCCGTCCTACGAGTACGTCATCCGATCGGTGGTGAAGTACGGCAGCATCAAGAAGACGCTCCCGTACCGCAGGTGGCTCGACGATCCCATGACGATGCTGCTTCCGTGCCGAGGCTGTGCACGGAACTGTGCGTACTGTGGCGGCTCGAGAACCGCCTACGAGACGGCGGTGAACCGTTCGTCGCCGGCATTTCGGTCCCCAGAACGGCTGCGCCAGGACATCGACGACATCACCGCGTTCTCGAAGGGGCCGATCTTCGTCATCAACGACTTCCGCATGGGCGGCCCCGAGTTCACTGACGAGTTCCTCGACTTACTCGAGGAGGTCGACGTCGACAATCAGTTCATCTTCGAACTGTTCGGCCCCGCCGACGAGGAGTTGTTCGAGCGACTCGACCGAGCGACTGCCGACTACAGCCTCCAACTGAGCATCGAGTCTCACGCCGAGGACGTTCGGGAGCACGTCGGCAAGTTTGCAACCTCGAACGAGGAACTCGAACGCACGCTCTCGCTGGCACTGGACAACGGTTGTAATCAGATCGATCTGTTCTACATGATCGGCCTGCCCGAGCAGACCTACGACGACGCCGTCGGTGACGTGGAGTACTCCCGCCATCTGCTCGAGACCCTCGACGACGATCGAATCGCGCCGTTTACCGCACCGCTGGCACCGTTTCTGGACCCCGGCAGTCCCGGCTACGAGAACCCAGAAGAACACGGTTATCGACCGCTCTGTGATACGCTCGAGGAGCACCGCGAGCGGCTGTTGGCCCCGAGCTGGAAGCACATATTGAACTACGAGACGGAGTGGCTGTCCCGGGACGAAATCGTCGATGCGACCTACGAGGCGGGGTTCGGGATGAACGAACTCAAACACGAGTTCGACGTGATCGACGAGGACACCTACGTGGAGGTCAAGACGCGTCTCGAACGATCCTTGGAGGTGATCGACGCTGTCGACGACGTCCTCGAGGGTCCGGAAGACGAACGTCAGGAACGCCTCGAGCAACTCCAGGAAGAACTCGGTGGGACCGGCGAGTACAGTATCTGTGGCAACGACGAACTCACTTGGAACAACGACGGGTTCCGGGATGTCTTCTCGCTCGGAAAACTCGGCATGCAGATACTGGCTGGGTCGAAGCGTAGTTCCGGAGCCGACGATCGGCGGCTCTCGAGGAGCGGCGAACGCCGATAG
- a CDS encoding TIGR04190 family B12-binding domain/radical SAM domain protein: MRDSTSPGRNRSMLHSVRKRGRNAVSRAVPFTSTPDLTFFHPPSVYDFRERSEVFGPISDVIPSSPVFEMYPIGLTSIADYLEGNGYDARIVNLANQMLMDEDYDPEAEIKHSSANYFGIDLHWLPHCHGAIEIARLLKEHHPDTPVIFGGLSSSYFHDELIQYDCVDYVVRGDSTEEPILQLIETLEQGEKPHDVPNVTWVDDGDVVVNPLECVPTDLDYVSLPSYEYVIRSVVKYGSIKKTLPYRNWLDDPVTLLLLSRGCARNCSFCGGSRSSYQKVANRSSPALRSPEQLLRDVEEITAFSKGPIFVIHDLRMGGPDYAHEFLDLLEEADVENEFIFELFGPADEELFERFDRATADYSLQLSIESHDEDVRKRVGKFATSNEELERTLSQALDHGCNKIDLFFMVGLPEQTYDDAVGDVAYSRHLLETFDDDRIAPFTAPLAPFLDPGSPGYENPEEYGYRPFCDTIEEHRERLLSPSWKHMLSYETEWMSRDDIVDATYEAAFGMNELKHEFDVIDQNTYQEVKTRLERSQEVIDAVDDVLEGPEDERQERLEQLQEELGGTGEYSICGNDELTWNNDGFRDVLSLGKLGMQILFGSKRNSESETMRVSRSGERR; encoded by the coding sequence ATGCGCGACTCCACCTCGCCTGGTCGCAACCGATCTATGTTGCATAGCGTCCGTAAACGGGGGCGGAACGCGGTCTCGAGGGCAGTTCCGTTTACGTCTACGCCCGATCTCACGTTCTTTCACCCGCCGAGCGTCTACGACTTCCGCGAACGGTCGGAGGTGTTCGGTCCGATCAGCGACGTCATTCCCTCGTCGCCGGTGTTCGAGATGTATCCAATCGGCCTGACCAGTATCGCCGACTATCTCGAGGGAAACGGCTACGACGCCCGGATCGTCAACCTCGCAAATCAGATGCTGATGGACGAAGACTACGATCCCGAAGCCGAAATCAAACACTCGAGTGCGAACTACTTCGGGATCGACCTCCACTGGCTCCCTCACTGTCACGGCGCAATCGAAATCGCACGTCTGCTGAAAGAGCACCATCCCGACACTCCCGTGATCTTCGGTGGGTTGAGCTCGTCGTACTTCCACGACGAACTGATCCAGTACGACTGCGTGGACTACGTCGTTCGAGGCGACTCGACCGAAGAGCCCATCTTACAACTGATCGAAACGCTCGAGCAGGGAGAGAAACCCCACGACGTTCCCAACGTCACGTGGGTCGACGACGGCGACGTGGTGGTCAACCCACTGGAGTGTGTGCCGACCGATTTGGACTACGTCTCGCTGCCCTCTTACGAATACGTCATCCGATCGGTAGTGAAGTACGGCAGCATCAAGAAGACGCTCCCGTACCGAAACTGGCTCGACGACCCCGTAACGCTGTTGCTGCTATCACGGGGCTGTGCGCGGAACTGTTCGTTCTGTGGTGGTTCGAGGAGCAGCTACCAGAAAGTCGCGAACCGCTCGTCGCCCGCGCTTCGCTCCCCCGAACAGTTACTCCGGGACGTCGAAGAGATCACCGCGTTCTCGAAGGGACCGATCTTCGTCATTCACGACCTCCGAATGGGTGGGCCCGACTACGCTCACGAGTTCCTCGACCTGCTCGAGGAGGCCGACGTCGAAAACGAGTTCATCTTCGAACTGTTCGGCCCCGCAGACGAGGAACTGTTCGAGCGGTTCGATCGGGCGACTGCCGACTACAGCCTCCAACTGAGCATCGAGTCCCACGACGAGGACGTCCGAAAACGCGTCGGCAAGTTCGCGACCTCGAACGAAGAGCTCGAACGGACGCTCTCGCAGGCACTGGACCACGGCTGCAACAAGATCGACCTGTTCTTTATGGTCGGTCTGCCGGAACAGACCTACGACGACGCCGTCGGTGACGTAGCGTACTCCCGTCATCTGCTCGAGACCTTCGACGACGATCGAATCGCGCCGTTTACTGCACCGCTGGCACCGTTTCTGGACCCAGGTAGTCCCGGCTACGAGAACCCCGAAGAGTACGGCTACCGACCGTTCTGTGATACAATCGAGGAGCACCGCGAACGGCTGTTGTCCCCGAGCTGGAAGCACATGTTGAGCTACGAGACAGAGTGGATGTCCCGCGACGATATCGTCGATGCGACCTACGAGGCGGCGTTCGGGATGAACGAACTCAAACACGAGTTCGACGTGATCGACCAGAACACCTATCAGGAAGTCAAGACGCGTCTCGAGCGATCCCAGGAGGTGATCGACGCCGTCGACGACGTCCTCGAGGGTCCGGAAGACGAACGTCAGGAACGCCTCGAGCAACTCCAGGAAGAACTCGGCGGGACCGGCGAGTACAGTATCTGTGGCAACGACGAACTCACCTGGAACAACGACGGGTTCCGGGACGTCCTCTCGCTCGGAAAACTCGGCATGCAGATACTGTTTGGCTCGAAACGCAACTCCGAAAGCGAGACTATGCGGGTGTCGCGAAGCGGCGAACGCCGCTGA
- a CDS encoding ArsA family ATPase, which produces MGELCDLESGPRMVAVTGKGGVGKTTCSAATAVHLAETGQRTLLLSTDRSPSLSDILETDVFGEITSVDGVDGLDAVEMDYDAIREKWKETYGEDIYRVFSSFVSVGEEVIDYVAEAPGIADEFMLGYILEYFEGDVYDRIVWDTAPAGGTIALLEAQERFYDHLGQAPKIYADLRSLASGDLKKRPATLFEEWRELSADCLSMVQGPDTTFVVVTIAEGLGVNETDRIIDDLERHDLGVQRVVANKVLEDVGADDCKHHRERAAMHAEYLEVLEDRYASEYGVATIPQLPREVKGLEAIETVSDHLFESAD; this is translated from the coding sequence ATGGGCGAACTGTGCGACCTCGAGTCCGGGCCGCGAATGGTTGCAGTCACGGGCAAAGGCGGCGTCGGAAAGACGACCTGTTCTGCGGCGACGGCGGTTCACCTCGCCGAAACCGGCCAGCGGACACTGCTGCTGTCGACCGATCGGTCGCCGTCGCTGTCGGACATTCTCGAGACCGATGTCTTCGGCGAGATTACGTCGGTCGACGGTGTCGACGGTCTCGATGCCGTGGAAATGGACTACGACGCTATCCGGGAAAAGTGGAAAGAAACGTATGGTGAAGACATCTATCGGGTGTTCTCGTCGTTCGTCTCGGTCGGTGAGGAGGTGATCGACTACGTCGCCGAAGCACCGGGCATCGCAGACGAGTTCATGCTAGGATACATCCTCGAGTACTTCGAAGGAGACGTCTACGACCGAATCGTCTGGGATACCGCCCCAGCCGGCGGGACGATCGCGCTACTGGAAGCCCAGGAACGGTTCTACGACCACCTTGGACAGGCCCCGAAGATCTATGCGGATCTGCGGTCGCTGGCGAGTGGCGACCTGAAGAAACGTCCGGCGACGCTGTTCGAAGAGTGGCGCGAACTCTCCGCTGACTGTCTCTCGATGGTCCAGGGCCCAGACACCACGTTCGTCGTCGTGACGATCGCTGAAGGGCTCGGCGTCAACGAGACCGATCGAATTATCGACGACCTCGAGCGGCACGACCTCGGCGTACAGCGAGTTGTGGCGAACAAGGTCCTCGAAGATGTCGGGGCGGACGATTGTAAACACCACCGCGAACGAGCGGCGATGCACGCCGAATACCTCGAGGTGCTCGAGGACCGGTACGCATCGGAGTACGGTGTGGCGACGATTCCGCAACTCCCGCGAGAAGTGAAAGGACTCGAGGCGATCGAAACGGTCTCCGATCATCTGTTCGAATCGGCCGACTGA
- a CDS encoding SRPBCC family protein — MDKILLSTVAYRPPEEVFPYVRSFTEYPRYTDHLKAVDVHGDGGVGSIYDLRLAWWKLGYTARSKVVDVSPPTSLEWQLVKDVDARGEWRIEPEPDAVSDGGVVDDEIESASRIYFEAVYDPYSADTTAISLPRFVSLDRVVDKVEPRLVSEAESVVQRLVMDIEGRTEPRDVELTIHELP, encoded by the coding sequence GTGGACAAGATTCTCCTCAGTACCGTCGCATACCGTCCGCCCGAGGAGGTCTTTCCGTACGTGCGGTCGTTCACCGAGTACCCGCGTTACACTGACCACCTGAAAGCCGTCGACGTACACGGTGACGGTGGCGTCGGCTCGATCTACGACCTGCGTCTCGCGTGGTGGAAACTCGGCTACACCGCCCGCTCGAAGGTTGTCGACGTCTCTCCACCGACGTCGCTCGAGTGGCAACTCGTCAAAGACGTCGATGCACGTGGCGAGTGGCGTATCGAGCCTGAACCCGACGCCGTCTCCGACGGCGGTGTGGTCGACGACGAGATCGAGTCGGCGAGTCGGATCTACTTCGAGGCCGTGTACGACCCTTACTCCGCGGATACGACCGCCATCTCACTTCCACGATTCGTCTCACTGGATCGCGTCGTCGACAAGGTCGAGCCACGACTCGTGAGTGAAGCCGAAAGCGTCGTCCAGCGGTTAGTGATGGACATCGAGGGGCGAACGGAGCCTCGAGACGTGGAACTGACGATTCACGAATTGCCCTGA
- a CDS encoding M42 family metallopeptidase, which produces MPSTAFDFELLCELTETSGVPGYEDRIRDLVVDELEATVDRVRTDPMGNVVGTLEGSGDHSVAVAAHMDEIGFMVRHVAGDEDGDGFVELDALGGWDARVLKAQRVTIHTDEGDLPGVIGSPPPHTLDEEEREKTPKVEDVFVDVGLPYEELEERVSPGDLVTMDQTTERVGETVTGKALDDRVCLFAMLEAARRLEKPDATIHFCATVQEEVGLRGAHALGVDVDPDLAIALDVTVANDVPGFDAGEYVTQLGEGTAIKLKDSSVITNPKVHKRMQSVADDAEIDYQLEILPAGGTDTAGFQNTAGAKPVGAISIPTRYLHTVTETAHVDDVAATIDLLEAFLESEDGAHEYTL; this is translated from the coding sequence GTGCCATCCACCGCATTCGACTTCGAGTTACTATGCGAACTGACCGAAACGAGCGGCGTCCCGGGTTACGAAGACCGGATTCGTGATCTCGTCGTCGACGAACTAGAAGCGACGGTCGATCGCGTACGGACCGATCCGATGGGCAACGTCGTCGGAACGCTCGAGGGCTCGGGCGACCACTCGGTCGCCGTTGCGGCCCACATGGACGAAATCGGTTTCATGGTCCGACACGTCGCAGGCGACGAAGACGGCGACGGGTTCGTCGAACTGGACGCACTCGGTGGCTGGGACGCCCGCGTCCTCAAAGCCCAGCGCGTGACGATCCACACCGACGAGGGCGACCTGCCGGGCGTCATCGGCTCGCCGCCACCACACACCTTAGACGAGGAAGAACGCGAGAAGACGCCGAAAGTCGAGGACGTCTTCGTCGACGTCGGCCTCCCCTACGAGGAACTCGAGGAGCGGGTCTCGCCGGGCGACCTCGTGACGATGGACCAGACGACCGAACGCGTCGGCGAGACGGTGACGGGCAAGGCACTCGACGACCGCGTCTGCCTGTTCGCGATGCTCGAGGCGGCCCGCCGACTCGAAAAGCCCGACGCGACGATCCACTTCTGTGCGACCGTCCAGGAGGAAGTCGGCCTACGGGGTGCTCACGCACTCGGCGTCGACGTCGACCCCGACCTGGCGATCGCACTGGACGTCACCGTCGCCAACGACGTCCCCGGCTTCGACGCCGGCGAATACGTCACCCAGCTCGGCGAGGGGACGGCGATCAAACTCAAAGACTCGAGCGTAATCACGAACCCGAAGGTCCACAAGCGCATGCAGTCGGTCGCCGACGACGCGGAGATCGACTACCAACTCGAGATCCTTCCTGCCGGCGGCACCGACACGGCCGGCTTCCAGAACACCGCCGGCGCGAAGCCCGTCGGCGCAATCTCGATCCCGACGCGGTACCTCCACACCGTCACCGAGACGGCACACGTCGACGACGTGGCAGCGACCATCGACCTCCTCGAGGCGTTTCTCGAGAGCGAGGACGGAGCACACGAGTACACGCTGTAA
- a CDS encoding thiolase C-terminal domain-containing protein: protein MSHVRVAGSGLTAFGNTPERTSRDLFAEATVEAFEDSGVPRADVDAVFYGNFMGELSEHQGHQGPLMAEAAGVQAPATRYESACASSGTAVRDAVVRLRNGEADVVLVGGAERMTNLGTAGATEALAIAADDLWEVRAGTTFPGAYALMAQAYFDRFGGKREDLAHVAVKNHDNALSNEKAQYQSAIEVDDVLEAPTVSTPLGLYDSCPLSDGAAALVLTSESYAEEHDLEAPISITGTGQGGDRMALHDRDHLARSPAAREAGKEAYADAGIDADDIDLAEVHDCFTIAEVLALEALDLEQAGEGISAARDGRTTADGETPVNLSGGLKAKGHPVGATGASQIAEVTKLLAGDHPNSAHVPDATTGVAHNAGGTVASATVHVLEEVSDR, encoded by the coding sequence ATGAGCCACGTGCGCGTTGCAGGGTCTGGGTTGACCGCCTTCGGGAACACTCCCGAACGGACGAGTCGAGACCTCTTCGCCGAGGCGACCGTCGAAGCGTTCGAAGACAGCGGCGTCCCTCGAGCCGACGTCGACGCCGTCTTCTATGGCAACTTCATGGGCGAACTGTCCGAACACCAGGGTCACCAGGGGCCACTGATGGCCGAAGCGGCAGGCGTGCAGGCACCTGCAACGCGCTACGAGTCGGCGTGTGCCTCGAGTGGGACGGCCGTTCGGGACGCTGTCGTTCGACTTCGAAACGGCGAGGCCGATGTCGTGCTGGTCGGCGGCGCTGAGCGAATGACTAATCTCGGTACTGCGGGCGCGACCGAGGCACTCGCCATCGCGGCCGACGACCTCTGGGAAGTACGGGCTGGAACGACGTTCCCCGGGGCCTACGCGCTGATGGCACAGGCCTACTTCGATCGGTTCGGCGGCAAACGCGAGGATCTCGCACACGTCGCGGTCAAGAACCACGACAACGCTCTCTCGAACGAGAAAGCCCAGTACCAGAGCGCGATCGAAGTCGACGACGTCCTCGAGGCCCCGACGGTCTCCACACCGCTTGGCCTGTACGACTCCTGTCCGCTCTCCGATGGCGCGGCCGCGCTCGTCCTCACGAGTGAGTCCTACGCCGAAGAACACGATCTCGAGGCACCTATCTCGATCACGGGCACCGGCCAGGGCGGCGACCGGATGGCACTGCACGACCGCGACCACCTCGCCCGGTCGCCGGCCGCACGCGAGGCCGGCAAAGAGGCGTACGCCGACGCCGGCATCGACGCAGACGACATCGATCTCGCCGAGGTCCACGACTGCTTTACGATCGCCGAAGTGCTCGCACTCGAGGCACTCGACCTCGAACAGGCCGGGGAGGGGATCTCCGCCGCTCGAGACGGGCGGACGACCGCCGACGGCGAGACGCCGGTCAACCTCTCGGGCGGACTGAAAGCGAAGGGGCATCCGGTCGGGGCGACCGGTGCGTCCCAGATCGCGGAGGTGACGAAGCTCCTCGCAGGCGATCACCCCAACAGCGCCCACGTCCCCGACGCGACGACGGGCGTCGCACACAACGCGGGTGGCACGGTCGCCAGTGCGACAGTTCACGTGCTCGAGGAGGTGAGCGACCGATGA
- a CDS encoding Zn-ribbon domain-containing OB-fold protein, protein MSDDEVQDAGFDDWVDAAEAGEAYYLECPAGHGSLPPRRVCPECGATALEKQQLPETGEIATVTVTHVPTPAFEDDAPYATAIAGFGPVRLTGQVVDIDLEAVATGLEVEIDVTISETSGERVVSFRPV, encoded by the coding sequence ATGAGCGACGACGAAGTCCAGGACGCTGGTTTCGACGACTGGGTAGACGCTGCCGAGGCGGGCGAAGCCTACTACCTCGAGTGTCCCGCTGGCCACGGCTCCCTGCCACCGCGGCGGGTCTGCCCGGAGTGTGGCGCGACAGCACTCGAGAAACAGCAACTCCCCGAGACGGGCGAGATAGCGACGGTCACCGTCACGCACGTCCCCACGCCAGCCTTCGAAGACGACGCGCCGTACGCGACCGCGATCGCCGGCTTCGGGCCGGTTCGGCTCACCGGACAGGTCGTCGATATCGACCTCGAGGCGGTAGCGACCGGATTGGAAGTCGAGATCGACGTGACGATTTCGGAGACGAGCGGCGAACGAGTGGTCTCGTTCAGACCGGTCTAG